One genomic window of Arvicola amphibius chromosome 4, mArvAmp1.2, whole genome shotgun sequence includes the following:
- the Fahd1 gene encoding acylpyruvase FAHD1, mitochondrial — MASSKPLSRFWEWGKNIVCVGRNYADHVKEMRSAVLSEPVLFLKPSTAYAPEGSPVLMPAYCQNLHHEVELGVLLGRRAQAVPEAAAMDYVAGYALCLDMTARDVQEDCKKKGLPWTLAKSFTASCPVSAFVPKEKVPDPHALRLWLKVNGELRQEGKTSSMIFSIPYIISYVSKIVTLEEGDLILTGTPKGVGPVKENDEIEAGIDGVVSMKFKVKKSEY, encoded by the coding sequence ATGGCTTCTTCCAAGCCTCTGTCTCGCTTCTGGGAATGGGGCAAGAATATCGTGTGCGTGGGGAGGAACTATGCAGACCACGTCAAGGAGATGCGCAGCGCGGTGCTGAGCGAGCCTGTGCTTTTCTTGAAGCCGTCCACCGCGTACGCTCCCGAGGGCTCACCGGTGTTAATGCCCGCCTACTGCCAGAACCTGCACCACGAGGTGGAGTTGGGAGTGCTCTTGGGCAGGCGTGCTCAAGCCGTCCCCGAGGCCGCCGCCATGGACTACGTGGCCGGCTACGCTCTGTGCCTGGACATGACTGCCAGAGATGTGCAGGAAGACTGCAAGAAGAAGGGACTGCCCTGGACCCTGGCCAAGAGCTTCACGGCCTCCTGTCCAGTCAGCGCCTTCGTGCCCAAAGAGAAGGTCCCTGACCCTCATGCTCTAAGACTGTGGCTCAAGGTCAACGGTGAACTCAGGCAGGAGGGCAAAACATCGTCTATGATCTTTTCCATCCCCTACATCATTAGCTACGTTTCCAAGATAGTAACCTTGGAAGAAGGAGATCTTATCTTGACCGGGACTCCAAAGGGAGTTGGGCCAGTTAAAGAAAATGATGAGATTGAGGCTGGAATAGATGGGGTGGTTAGTATGAAGTTCAAGGTGAAAAAGTCAGAATACTGA